In Chrysemys picta bellii isolate R12L10 chromosome 4, ASM1138683v2, whole genome shotgun sequence, the sequence ATTGTCCCTTTAAGGCCAATGGGGGAAGTCTGGCAGGCCAAGCTACCCTGTTCCAGGAATTCTGGAGCAGACAAGATCATAGGAAATGGCAGAGGCAGTTTCTTGGAGAGAGGGAGTGGTCCCGGGGTGATCATTAGTGCCAGGGAAAACATAGCTTACTGttcctttaaggatctggggtcAGGAGCCTTGTAGTATAAGGGGGGGTaagactcccctctctcccagccaatCAGGATAAGGGCTGGGAAAGAGGCCAGTATATAACCTGCCCGTATAAGATAAGAGAGAGTTGGAGGCTAAGGAGTGGTGTCTGTTTTTATTTCTTAGCCTAGTGGTAGGAGCACTAGGGTGGTGTGACCTTCCCTCCAAGAGACAGAGTGTCTGGAAGAGTGCACCCCAGTAGAGATGTGTGGGAGGAAAGGATTTTTGTGATGAAGGTTTGTTTTTGTATTCTGTCCCTTTTTGAAAGGCTTTGCTAGCCTGGGTGAAGTTGTATGAGTGAAGTTTAAAGGGGTTGGCTGGGAGAAGCTGCCTGAAGCAGCTGGCTACATCTGTGAATCCCTGAATCCCCTTTTTCACCCCCCAACCTCCTTCCTTCCTGGGCCTTGGGGAGAATAGGATTGCCCTTGGTGTGCTTGTTTAACTTGTAGCTTTCTGTTAAAACAATGACTAACTAAACTTCCTGCTTCATCTGGTTGCCTGCTGGGGTGAAAGGAAGGAAATTTTCCCAGATGCATAATTGGCTAGATGTATTTTGGGTCATTTGCCTTTCTTTGAAACATCTGATTCTCCCCacctggagatgggacactggatagGGTGTAACGGTGCTCTGAGGTGGTGCAGTGAAGCCTGTCTCTCTAGGTGCTTGCTCAGTGTCTTGCTCATGTGTACAGGGTCTTACTGAGTGTCAGATTTGGagatgggaaggaattttccctcaggtcagtTTGGTGGAGACCTTGGTGGTTTTACCTTCCTATGGAGCGTGTCTTGCTTTGGGGATTATCTGTGTGTGTCTCACCTAATCAGTTCTCTGTGTTGCAGGGTTCTCAGGCGTGGAGTGTGCCTgggtctctgcctgtggcacacagttTAGTCTCCTAAGGACTGAAATGCTTCAATCTGCCTGAAGTCACTTGGCTTACTAGAGCCATGTGGATAAAATGTAATGGtctgtgacatacaggaggtcagactagatgatctaatagtccctttTGGCTTTAAACTCAATGAAACTCTATAAAAGGATCAGGGCTTATGTTACTATAAGATCACAATCAACTCAGTTGTACCTGCTGTTTAAAGACAACCTGTAAATGAAActcttcaccctagggagcttgTCTCACCACAGATCAATGCCTTGGCGTGGTTAGAACTATAACCCTTAGGAGGACTGGAGCGTCAGTTGCTCATTCAGAACAAAATTCAAATCCCTCCATGCCAATCAGCTGCTCTATTATTCAGAGGTTTGTTCCCCTGCTTTCAGTGCTTGaattcaagtgagaatgattggGCTCATCGTCCTCTTAAACCTTACAGGGGGCTGGAGCTTGTGCCTGGTATGTGATATTTTAGAAGGGCATGCTATTTTTCTGCCTCTTGAAAGCACCAGCTGGCAGGTGTTACCAGAACACTTTCCTGGGGCACAGTAGCCAGACTGACTTATAAAGGCACTGTCCCATCCTGTCTGCTTTAGGAGCTTCTATAGCACCTATCACTACAAATCCAAGCACTTCCCAGGTAGGTTACATCTGCATAGGGAGATCCCTGTGGACTCAAAGGCTTTCTACTCTTCTTTCCTTGAATAAGGTGCCATTATTGGTTGGCAGACTGACTTGTAGGGCTCTCGGGGGCTGGGGAGTGAGGTCTCAGGTGGTCTCAACCCCGTGCAAATCTACTTTTCCCTCTGCGTACTTCAATCACATACAAACCAACAActattgattatttgtattgcaatagcacctaggagccccatcATAGACAAGGACCCaactgtggtaggtgctgtacaaacacagaatgaagaCAGGCCCTACCCTAAGGATCACACTGTCTAGAAGACAAAAGACTGGGTGACTATAGACAGACAAGGGGAACAAGAGAACAGTGACCATACTGAACAACATGAGAGGCAGTGGCATCAGCATACAAGCTGCCATTGTCCACTCTTTTTCATCACTGTCGAGCTTTTTTGTagacatcatggcaaaggagggtTTTAAATTAGCCTTTTGCACTCCAGTTACCTAATGTCCATGCACAACCGGGGTGCTGTTATGTGCAGATCTATTATGAGTCTCTGCCTTTGggaagtgaggggggatttgatagcagccttcaactacctgaaggggggttccaaagaggatggagcttggctgttctcagtggtggcagttgacagaacaaggagcaatggtctcaagttgcagtgggggaggtctaggttggatattaggaaacactgtttcactaggaggggggtgaagcactggaatgggttacctagggaggtggtggaatctctatccttggaggtttttaaggcctggcttgacaaagccttggctgggatgatttagttggtgttggtcctgctttgagcaggggattggagtagatgacctcctgaggtctcttccaaccctaatatgcTATGAAATTTGGCCTGTTGAGTCAGTTCTTGTCACAATCCTGCATAAATCTGTTAGCTCTTAACTTGTTTCTCTGAGCTGCATGAAATTTCATATAAGAACATgactgataagtttatggaggggatggtatgatgggatagccttattttggcaattaattcatctttgactactagcggtaaatatgcccagtggcctgtgatgggatgttaaatggggggggatctgagttactacagataattctttcctgggtgctggctggtgccatatttggggttgggaattttcctccagggaagattggcagaggccctgcgggggtttcgccttcctctgcagcgtggggtatGGGTCactgctggaagattctctgtgccttgaagtctttaaaccatgatttgaggacttcaatggctcagacacagatttgatacaggagtgggtgggtgagattctgtggcttgcattgtgcaggaggtcagactagatcataattgtcccttctgaccttaaaatggGAGTCTGACTGTGGGTGAAGGGAGCAAAAAGCCTTCCTTGGCCTTGCAACACAACCCCACACACCCAAGAGCCTGATGCTTTTGAAGCCCCTAGACCTGATTCCACTCTCCTGATCCTCACTGGTGTGAGTGAGGGACTCTAGTGACTCCAACAGACTTGCATCAGTGTAAAACCAGCATGACACAAGAACTGTATGAGCACAGAAGCCACAACAAAGAGAAGCCATTACACTGACCCACTCCCTCTGCACCGTTCTGCTAGAGAGAGGTGGGCTCCAATCTGGCCAATAGGACAGCAGCTCCATAGGCATCCCTTTACTCATTGATGTGGCAGGAGTGGAGCAGTtttagggtatgcctacactgcagtcAGGGGTATGGCTGCAGTTTGTGTAGACAAACGACACCGCTCGCTAGATTTATACATGAGCTGCAGCTACACCttgtgactgcagtgtagacatacccttagtcacttCCAGACTTGTTAAAAGCCAGAGCTCTTATTATAGatacaaggtgggggaggtaatcttttattggaccaatttctggtggtgagagagacaagcttgtacGGAGTTCTTATTGCTTATTCTCCACTGTTGCTGGTGGTGGCTGGATAACTTTATACAAAGGTTAAATAGACTGAATTCTTCTTAGGAGCTAAGGACTGGTTAGAATAAGAGGGCTGCTCAAAATGTGTCTGAGTTACTGCTGGCAACTCAAGTGACTCCCTTCTTATCTTTATTGACTAGATTAATATCAGGCTGTTTGTCTGAAACAGAGCCTCCATTCAAGCCCGTTTATCCTCTTCCATATTAGCAAAATGTTTTGTGACCTGTTTATCGAGGGCTGACAGTTTGGTCTTGTCAAAGGCAGTGCCCTCCATCACAGCTGCTCAGGCAATCAGATGTTTGCCAACAGATTGTCGATTCAGCCCAGCAGGAacacttggattttttttattactggaAATGCTACCTTGTATCCCTTCCAAGTACCCTATTAAAACTGTGCAGCCAAATTGTCAGAGGAGGCTGCTGATTTGGGGGGGTCAATTTCTGAGGCCCCAGTgaaggtctgatttttttttttgagaggctgagcacccacaattacGGCTGATTTCAattggagctgcaggtgctcagaacctctggACATCAGGGGACCAGGGTCTTCATGATGACTCATTTAGATTCTGTAGACTTCAACAGAGTAACACTTACCTaagccagctgagaatctggcactAGGTCTCAAACTAAGCAATCAAAAACTGAAGCACTCAAAATCAGTGGCCCCTTTTAGCTGCAGTGGGAGAGATGGGAAGAGGACCCAGGAGACTGCGCTCCCCCATGTCCTGCCCACTTAAATCATTAAAGTTCCCATGGAACTCTTCACAATAATATAGACACTGGCCCTGCTGTCCTAACCAATCTCCCTACCTAAAATCCCCCTTGTAGTTTCAAATGGAGAAGCTAGTCTTCGCTGTACTTTCCTAAAAAAGAATTGTATAGTGGTGGTAAAAGGCAATCTGGTAACTATCCATATAGCATTTAAATGGAGAGACAGACCATAGGAACCGCTTAAGTCTTTAAAGGCCCTGGCTCCTTCGGGAGTAAAAGCACTACATGAATGCAATGTATCACTGATTTTTAACAAGACTTGTGAAATACAAAGTGTTTGAGGAGCCTCCCCTTCCTTGGTGGATTTCTCACTTCTATCAACAGCTGAGTCACTCTGACTGTCAGACATTTATTAGTCCCAAGTACAAAGTCACAACCTCTCAATCCACCAGCTGATGCTCTGGGCTAAATCTAGCCCTAGTCTAAGTGAATACTGTTCTTGCAGTAACACCTGGAGTtcctaactgagatcagggctccattgtgtaTGTACGGCACTTGGCACCTATTAAGAGACAGTGTCTGCTCCAAAGAGATTctaatctaaatagaccagatAATGTATCCACCCTGTTTATAGATaaggatctgaggcacagagctttGCCCCAGGCCACACAGCCTGTATCAGTCAAGGATCAAACCCAGTTTTCTtgattccaatatcagtctcttTACCACAAAACTATCCTGACACTAATAATGCCAACCCCTAAAATGCTCTGAATTACAGCAGCAAGAGGCGCTAAACTCCATCCCtagctgaaatcagtggcagcCACTGCCTCGTGTCTCTTCTGCACAAGCAAGGCCAAGTTCTTCCCCAGCTGTCTGACTTTCTCTAGACAATGAGTTTGAGAGGCTCAGAACACGAGAGATGGCCTTGAGGCATCTATCCAGCTCTCCCGTCATTACTTTCCATCCAGTATATACACATTGTTCATTCCTATCAGCGTTCACGTGAAAGGCCCTGTGTTACCCATCACTCGGGGTAGCTCTTTCTAGGGGGAAGGACAGCTCTGAAGGGATCAAACGTTCGCTCGTGTATCATACTCTGATGCATGAGTTTACTTGTGTAcgtgtgtctgtctgtgctggtgaaaggtgccaggcTGGCAACCATGGAAACTAACATTCTTCCTCTTATCCCCAAAAGGCCAGCACTAAAAATATAAACCTCTCCACTTTATACCAGCCCTCACCTGAACAGGTCCACTCAGCTAGTACAAGGATTCAGAGCTAGCTTCATCCTGCACTGGTGACTGCCAGCTCAGGGTCAGAAATGACATCCCTTATTCTGTGGCTACAGGGGCCACTGTACGCCCTGTCACAGGTTAGGGCAGTCATAAAGGCTGCCCCAGTTCATGTCCTTACGGGGCTTTGCTAGGATGCAGAATCACAGGGATATGAGTCCAACCACCTCCCTTGCCAACCCTGGCCCACCTCCTTCCTCTTCAAACCAACCCCAAGCACTGAGTTGGCTCTGAGTCTACACATAGGAGCCCTCTGCACTGGGGCTATTCCCCAGGGGACCTTTACACCTGTTCTATGCCCTGTCTTGTCCCAGCCCTCTGTCCCTTAGATACCATGTTCAGCACTATGGTGTCTGAGTTTGAGACTACCAGTTTGGTGTTTGCTCTCTGACATATCTGTCCATTTGGAATTCATCTGTGAACACCAGCTCACTTAACATGCCTTCTGCTGGGTGTTTGGTGCTGTCACAACTTTTAGCCACTCTTACCCCGGCATGGCTGTGGATATACTAGCCACCTTGATGCAAGttgcaggggagggatagctcagtggtttgagcattggcctgctaaacccagggttgtgagctcaatccttgagggggtcatttagggttctggggcaaaaatctgtcgggAACAgtatttagttagggattggtcctgctctgagcagggggttggactagatgacctcctgaggtctcttccaaccctgatattctaagttcATTACCAGCCATGTGAGCCCAGGAAGGAGATTTACTTTTGTGTTCTTGAAGATGTCAAAGTAAAAGCACAGAGTCTTAaaggcctgattcaccattgcccTGCAGCTTGTGTGGTTGATTACACCCCTGCAGTGTAGGTATTAAAATGTACCAATATACAACGGCAACACTTTATTCTCTGCACTGGTACAAAGGTGTAGGAAAAATAGTTAATTAGACCCTGTATCACTTATACCAGTGCAAGATGTGAGCATTTCATACATGGTGTGCAGTCTTCCTGAGCTGGCATTGCCTTACCCCTGCTTTGCAGCAGTTACAAGGTGAAGAAAAATAGGACCTGAATATTTTCTGTGCAACACTCTCCCTTTCAGATTGCTTGCAATTTGAGTGCTTTTTGGTTCAGAACCAGAGAGgggccatggggaggggagggaaagtctTGCTAGATACCATGGAAAAATCGCTAGAATATTACAGAAAGGGGAAATAAATGCAACTGACCAAAATGTTCCTTGGGGGAGAGGAAATGGTGTAAATGCCAGAATTGTTCACTTTGGCCAAATGTAATTCTCAAAACAAAAAGCAGATGGCTTTTCCGAGCTTTGCTTTTAAATATTCATTTGGGGAAGGTGGATTGCACAGAGATGTATAGGCTCATATGTTGGGTGCCACATGGTACAGCTACACAGCAAGCTGGATTCTGTGGCAGTGAGTCATGAGGCTTGCAATACagcactaaaaacagctgtgtggacgcttgggctctgaagcccaaggagggggtgggtttcagagcccagactccagcccaagcttCAATGTCGACACTGCTATCAGGCTGAGTGTGTagacccagggccggcgcaacccattaagtgacctaggcagtcgcctagggcactacaattttgGGGGGAGGCGACTGTGGcggtattttggcggcgggatcttccaccgcctagggtggcagaaaagctggcggcgctcctgtgtAGACCCAGGCTGTGAGATTTGCTGCTGcaagttttaaaatgcaatgtaGACCCATCTGCTGGGGACTGAGCTCTTTggagaaaatctggccctgattctgggtgctgagcacttgaaaatctggcccttaatttgtTTTGAACATTGCAGTGATAGAGAGAAAAGAGGAATGCAAAATCAGATCTCGGAAGGGAAAGCTTTAAacatgctgggggaggaggggttctcccatgcGGTAGCAAATGTATTCCAACAGGCGTCAAGTCTGAATCCCATCAGCAGGTGAGAAGGTGCTAGGAAGAAGTGAGATCTATCCAGAATTGCATCTATTTTTAAGATGCTGCTGTTGCCCATCTGTTAGTGATGGgcactttttatttaaaagtgtGTACATGTAATGCTGGTTACCATCTCTAGGAATGGCTGTCAACCTGgaactgaagtcctctgtttaaTCATGCACCAGCGCACCTCCACCTTCTgctctactcagtgctggttaggtctcagctggaggacagtgtccatttttggtcaccaatgtctagaaaggatgtggagaaactaaaGGATCCAGAGgagagtgacaaagatgatcagagggatggaacaCAAGCCATATTAGCAAAAGCTGAAGGAACTGgttatgtttagtttggaaaagtgGAGATTAAGGtgggacataacagtcttcagatatttgAAAGGCTGACATAAAAATGATGGAGAAAGTTGTTCTCTGGCCACAGAGAACAAGACAGGAGGCGAtgggtcaaactacagcacagcagatttagattaaatctcaggaaaaacttcctatctgtcataacagcaggacaatggaacagatgcctaggaaggttgtggaagctccttcactagaGGTTTCCAAAAGGAGGCTGGAACCATCTGTCTTAAGTGATTTAGACACaagtcctgcatcttggcagggggttacaTTACATGatccttgaggtcccttctaaccctatgggtCTATGATTCATCTCTTATCTTGGATATGCATGAGTGGGCAGTCAGGTCTTCATGGCCCATACAGTCCTTTGGATGCTTACCAAGTGGGAAACTTGTGATGCTATTTTGTGTGAGAGATGGACTACTGCCTGCTAGGATTAGGAACATTTCATATATCCTAGGCCAGTGGACAGCCATCGGATAGCAAACATTTTCAGTCACTTCCATACTGGGCTGAATTTCTAACTGGCAACTTGGAAATGAAAGGACCTAGATCACTGAAGCACCATCGGAGGTCAGCACCCTATTGTGCAGTACAGATAACTAGGAAGCAACTGGTTCCTACATTAAAAGCTAGACAAgagatcattatccccattttacagatcgggCATTGAGGTGCAGAAAGTGGGTGACTTGCGAGaggtcacacaagaaatctgtAGCAGAGCTTGGAATTGAATCTGGCTCATCTGAGTCCCATGCCTGGCCTTTCACCTCAGGACCATCCTTCCACCACAGAGTCTAGCTTACTGAACCATCTGTCCCCCCAGTACATGGCTGCTATAAAAGTTGCAGAGGTATCTAGGAGCTGAACTCAAAGCACTGCATGAGAAGAGCTAATTGAAGGGTCTGAATACATTACTGATGGGGAACCAACATGTTTCACAGACTATAAAAGCCGAGATGTGTGAAAAGAGTCTAAGTGGTCAGCTGCTGTCATGGTTATTGACTGGGGTGGGATTAAAAAGCCACTGCTTTTAAGAAGACAGGAATCCAAGCTAGCCACTTCCTTCCTTGCTATGCTGTATGCTAGGTGGTGGTTTACCCtccccacaggggagaggaggTGTGTAGAATTCATCCTGGTCacaagcaacagagtcctgtggcacctttatagagtaacaaatgtattggagcataagcttttgtgggtgaatacccacttcgtcagacgcatgtaatggaaatttccagaggcagctagaaatatgcaggcaagaatcagtctagagataatgaggttagttcagtcagggaggatgaggccctcttctagcagttgaggtgtgaacaccaagggagaagaaactgctagaagagggcctcatcctccctgattgaactaacctcattatctctagactgattcttgcctgcatatttctagctgcctctggaaatttccattacatgcgtctgacgaagtgggtattcacccacaaaagcttatgctccaatacatttgttactctataaggtgccacaggactcttagtctggatctgtaaaaagcaacaaacacggctacccctctgatcctagTCACAGACAATCTATTTCAACCATGAGTTGGCGCCAGAGGGCTTTGTGACAGGCCATCCGTTACTTGACCTGTCAGACCATGTAGGCTTCTCTGCAGCTTGTTCTGTATCTCCCTGAAGAAAATACTTTCTTCCTCCAGTGGGAGAAGCTCGATTTGCCTCGCTGTCCCACTTTAATTTTTATTAGACCAGAGGCCTAATCCTCAGAGATGATCAACACCCTCGACCACTGCTGGGTGACAGAGTTTGGCACTCTGCCGAATTGGGCCCCTGCTTCTCTCTGAAGAGGGTGGTGGGGAATGAGCTGTTTAAAACTAGTTGCTTCAGAGACCTCTGCAGAGATTTGTCTCCAAACCCTAAGCAGCCTGCCCCTTGTAATACTTCTGGTAACCATGCACCCATCAGTATACACattcactgggcctgattctcttgtCAATGAGTGTTTGTGTCTAGGGATGTATACTACTGGGTGGATTGTTACCAAAAGTGTTACAAGATGCAAATAAGGGTGATTTACAAGAGGGTGagtgagaggggaatcaggccTGCTCGTGAgtcacttctgatttacactggacctcacttccccctccacccccctttttcacaccagtgtaaatcaggagcaactccattgAACCCAACTCCCCTCTTACCCATTCCAATGGAATAAGTTGCACCTGATTTATACCACCGAGAGAAGAGAATGAGGCTAGCTTTCTACCATTCGTTCTCCAATTGAAGAGGTCATCTACAGCCCCAGGAAGTTATCTGAATGTCAGCTATATCCTCCAAATCAAGGCCATGTTACCTCATGTGAACATTTGCCTCCATTATCTAAATTTCTTTAATGTTGAAAGAATAATTCAGGTGCAgtagaaggaggggaggggaacctCTATCaaactgcccctcctcctctgaagCAAAACATCTCAGCTGTCAAAGCAACCAAATTGAGACTACAGCCGCCTTAAGGAAAAGAATCACTTAGCATTTCATTAGTGTGAAGTACCATGTTAATTCATGCCGTGGTAGCAGAAGTTgtaaagctagggttaccatattttgtgcctccaaatggaggacactccacggggccccggccccggcccccgccccaactccgccccctccccaaagtctccgccccctcccctgcttcccgcgaacatttaattcgcgggaagcctgaagcaggtaagggggagtgtggggggaggaggcgcggcccagactggccccccggcggctccagcctgggtcggctcggggccctggggtgccggccccggccgaccacccccggcccgcccagcactgccggcccctggtggcccagcgcaccccccggcggcccggcccagcgcacccccccgctaccccggaccggctcccggccccgcggcccggcgcacccccccgctaccccggaccggctcccggccccgcggcccggcgcacccccccgctaccccggaccggctcccggccccgcggcccagcgcaccccccggcggccccggaccggctcccggccccgcggcccagcgcaccccccggcggccccggaccggctcccggccccgcggcccagcgcaccccccggcggccccggaccggctcccggccccgcggcccagcgcaccccccggcggcccggaccggctcccggccccgcggcccagcgcaccccccggcggcccggaccggctcccggccccgcggcccagcgcaccccccggcggcccggaccagccccgcggcccagcgcaccccccggcggcccggaccggctcgcggccccgcagcccagcgcacACCCCCGCTACCCCGGAACGGCCCCCCGGCTCCGCGCAccccccgcgaccccggaccggaccggcaccgcgcccccggctccccgcccggcaccatgcccccggctcggccccgcaccggcccc encodes:
- the LOC101943135 gene encoding basic proline-rich protein-like — its product is MLIHAVVAEVVKLGLPYFVPPNGGHSTGPRPRPPPQLRPLPKVSAPSPASREHLIRGKPEAGKGECGGRRRGPDWPPGGSSLGRLGALGCRPRPTTPGPPSTAGPWWPSAPPGGPAQRTPPLPRTGSRPRGPAHPPATPDRLPAPRPGAPPRYPGPAPGPAAQRTPRRPRTGSRPRGPAHPPAAPDRLPAPRPSAPPGGPGPAPGPAAQRTPRRPGPAPGPAAQRTPRRPGPAPGPAAQRTPRRPGPAPRPSAPPGGPDRLAAPQPSAHPRYPGTAPRLRAPPATPDRTGTAPPAPRPAPCPRLGPAPAPAKEAPAEPSLPPDFPGHARLLGISPRTGI